One genomic region from Kamptonema formosum PCC 6407 encodes:
- a CDS encoding response regulator transcription factor — protein MKPAHTLRILLVEDDELFRLGLQTRLQQEQCLQVIAEAEDGETAVELTQEHLPDVVVLDIGLPGIGGIEACKQIKQHHPEIPVLVLTSHSQKPLIERLIAAGVQGYCLKGIAAETLVLAIRSVAAGASWWDKAATTEIRSAITNNESKFVPKSELENPLTKREQEILALVAAGKSNQEIAQILYIASGTVRVHVHAILQKLEVRDRTQAAVVAIQKGLVAEELLTIES, from the coding sequence ATGAAACCTGCTCACACTCTACGAATTCTACTGGTTGAGGACGATGAATTATTTCGCCTGGGACTCCAGACGAGGCTGCAACAAGAACAATGCTTGCAAGTGATTGCTGAGGCGGAAGATGGCGAAACGGCTGTAGAATTAACTCAGGAACATTTGCCAGATGTCGTTGTTCTTGATATCGGATTGCCGGGAATTGGAGGGATTGAAGCTTGCAAGCAAATTAAGCAACACCATCCAGAAATTCCCGTACTGGTGTTAACTTCTCATTCCCAAAAACCCTTAATTGAGCGGTTAATTGCAGCGGGTGTTCAGGGATATTGCCTAAAGGGAATTGCCGCAGAAACTTTAGTTTTGGCAATTCGTTCAGTGGCGGCGGGTGCTTCTTGGTGGGATAAGGCCGCAACTACGGAAATTAGGTCAGCAATTACTAATAATGAGTCAAAATTTGTGCCGAAATCTGAATTAGAAAATCCGCTAACTAAGCGAGAACAAGAAATTTTGGCACTGGTAGCGGCGGGTAAAAGCAATCAAGAAATAGCTCAAATATTGTACATTGCTTCGGGGACGGTGCGGGTTCACGTCCATGCGATTTTGCAAAAGTTAGAAGTGCGCGATCGCACTCAGGCGGCCGTTGTTGCTATTCAGAAAGGATTAGTGGCGGAAGAATTGTTAACTATTGAAAGTTAA
- a CDS encoding sensor histidine kinase: MLHRLSTIKKTLVSHQSYLNSRWLIVGLFVIVAALEFATPVEYVFGYLYTGPILLANSRFSRLAKLEVVLIAWALTLLNLFVPHRHPIQLATAANRLIAVMALGVTGWLSDRNQQYQEAIAQAKAELQSQQRLASMREDFVSTLSHDLKTPMLGAIETIKAFQQGKFGAVAPAGEKVLETMARSHRTTLQLVETLLDVYRNDSEGLNLKIAPVNLVTLAEEVITELRDLSASRRVYIDISYGASDFRRALWVNGDALQLVRVFSNLLTNGINHSPRGGKVDIIMESDSAYQIVKVIDIGAGITDGELPYLFERFYQGHSHRQAKGSGLGLYLSRQIIEAHGGIIWAENRLPHGALFGFRLPAIPPYETCSHSTNSTG; this comes from the coding sequence ATGTTACATCGCTTATCGACTATCAAAAAAACACTGGTAAGTCACCAGTCGTACTTGAATTCACGCTGGCTAATTGTTGGCTTATTCGTTATTGTCGCTGCGCTGGAGTTTGCAACGCCAGTCGAGTATGTATTCGGTTACTTATACACGGGCCCGATTTTATTAGCAAATTCCCGCTTTAGTCGGTTAGCTAAGTTAGAAGTAGTGCTGATCGCGTGGGCGTTAACGCTATTAAATTTGTTTGTTCCCCACAGACACCCGATACAGCTAGCGACGGCGGCTAATCGTCTGATCGCGGTGATGGCGCTGGGGGTGACTGGGTGGCTGAGCGATCGCAACCAGCAGTACCAAGAAGCGATCGCTCAAGCTAAGGCGGAATTGCAATCTCAACAGCGGCTAGCCAGTATGCGAGAGGATTTTGTCTCGACTTTAAGCCACGATCTGAAAACGCCGATGTTGGGGGCGATCGAAACTATCAAAGCTTTTCAGCAAGGGAAATTTGGCGCTGTTGCGCCTGCTGGGGAAAAAGTTCTGGAGACGATGGCGCGATCGCACCGCACAACTTTACAATTAGTGGAAACGCTTTTAGATGTCTATCGCAACGATAGCGAAGGATTAAATCTCAAAATTGCACCTGTTAATTTAGTTACTTTGGCAGAAGAGGTAATTACCGAACTCAGAGATTTATCAGCATCGCGGCGGGTGTATATTGATATTAGTTATGGAGCCTCAGATTTTCGCCGTGCTTTGTGGGTAAATGGGGACGCTCTGCAATTAGTTCGCGTCTTTTCTAATTTACTTACTAATGGGATTAATCATTCGCCTCGCGGCGGTAAAGTAGATATTATCATGGAGTCTGATTCAGCTTATCAGATTGTTAAAGTAATTGATATTGGAGCGGGAATTACCGATGGCGAATTGCCTTATTTATTCGAGCGTTTTTATCAAGGACACAGCCACCGCCAAGCTAAAGGTTCCGGTTTAGGGCTATACTTATCTCGGCAAATTATTGAAGCTCACGGTGGTATAATTTGGGCAGAAAACAGATTGCCTCACGGTGCTTTATTTGGATTTCGGCTACCTGCCATCCCACCTTATGAAACCTGCTCACACTCTACGAATTCTACTGGTTGA
- the kdpA gene encoding potassium-transporting ATPase subunit KdpA, with the protein MLQGLIQIAFTLIILAIISPFFGNYMARVFLGKNTFLDPIATPFEEVIYNAGGIRQDSMTGWQYIRALLYSNLVMGIFVYLIFALQGILPLNPTNLAAPTWDTSLHTTISFLTNTDQQHYSGETTFSYLSQLTLGFLMFTSAATGLAVGIAFIRGLTGRQLGNFYVDLIQSITRILLPISIIGAIVLIVAGVPETLAGPATATTLEGATQVIARGPVAHFEIIKELGENGGGFFGINSAHPFENPNSFTNLLETLAMVSIPAALIHTYGIFANNRKQGWLIFGMVFIIYIVLIGVSAFGEYQGNPQVNSLLDSTGGAPVPAPNLEGKEVRFGWAQTALWAVSTTGTMCGAVNGMHDSLMPPGGFVTLFNLFLQIVWGGQGTGTAYLFIYLILSVFLTGLMVGRTPEFLGRKIEKREIVLASVVLLVHPIAILIPGAITLAFADSLSGISNAGFHGISQVIYEYASAAANNGSGFEGLADGQPATTGLWWNLSACFSLLAGRYIPIIALLLLADSMTHKQPVPETTGTLRTDTVLFTSVTAGVILILGALTFFPVLALGPIAEGYQISSNQLQPASQNVPSAPLATPIPQEAISN; encoded by the coding sequence ATGTTGCAAGGATTAATTCAGATTGCATTCACGCTAATTATCTTAGCAATTATCTCGCCTTTCTTCGGAAACTATATGGCGCGGGTATTCCTGGGAAAAAATACATTTCTCGACCCCATTGCTACACCCTTCGAGGAAGTAATTTATAACGCAGGCGGTATTCGCCAAGATTCGATGACAGGTTGGCAGTATATCCGTGCATTGCTTTACAGCAATCTCGTGATGGGAATTTTTGTTTATTTGATCTTCGCGCTTCAGGGAATATTACCCCTGAATCCTACCAACTTAGCAGCACCAACTTGGGATACATCGCTGCATACTACTATTTCATTCCTAACGAATACTGACCAACAGCATTACTCAGGCGAGACAACTTTTAGTTATTTATCTCAGTTAACACTAGGGTTTTTAATGTTTACCTCAGCCGCTACGGGTTTGGCAGTAGGGATTGCTTTTATCCGAGGGTTAACTGGGAGACAACTGGGAAACTTTTACGTCGATTTAATTCAGTCAATCACCAGAATATTACTGCCTATTTCTATCATCGGCGCAATAGTTTTGATCGTTGCTGGTGTACCGGAAACCCTCGCAGGGCCAGCGACAGCTACAACCCTAGAAGGCGCAACTCAAGTAATTGCTAGAGGCCCAGTTGCCCATTTTGAAATTATCAAGGAGCTAGGCGAGAATGGCGGAGGTTTTTTTGGCATCAATTCTGCTCATCCATTTGAAAATCCTAACAGTTTTACTAATCTGCTAGAAACTCTAGCAATGGTGTCTATTCCCGCCGCCCTGATTCATACCTACGGAATCTTTGCTAATAATAGAAAACAGGGGTGGCTAATTTTTGGGATGGTGTTTATTATCTATATAGTCCTAATTGGGGTTTCAGCATTTGGCGAGTACCAAGGCAACCCTCAAGTCAATAGTTTATTAGACAGTACGGGCGGTGCCCCCGTGCCCGCCCCTAATTTAGAAGGCAAAGAAGTTAGATTTGGCTGGGCACAGACTGCTTTGTGGGCTGTAAGTACTACTGGGACAATGTGCGGTGCTGTCAACGGAATGCACGATTCTTTGATGCCTCCAGGCGGCTTTGTGACTCTGTTTAACTTATTTCTACAAATCGTTTGGGGTGGACAGGGAACGGGAACTGCTTATCTATTTATCTACTTGATTTTGAGCGTGTTTCTTACTGGTTTAATGGTAGGAAGAACGCCAGAGTTTTTGGGGAGAAAAATTGAGAAGCGCGAAATTGTTTTAGCCAGCGTTGTGTTGCTAGTTCACCCAATTGCGATTTTAATTCCGGGTGCTATTACTCTCGCTTTTGCTGATAGTCTGAGCGGTATTAGCAATGCAGGATTTCACGGTATCTCGCAAGTAATTTATGAATATGCTTCTGCTGCTGCTAATAATGGTTCTGGTTTTGAAGGCTTAGCAGATGGTCAACCTGCAACTACAGGATTGTGGTGGAATTTGAGCGCCTGTTTTAGCCTTTTAGCAGGTCGGTATATTCCAATTATCGCCCTGTTGTTGTTAGCAGATAGCATGACTCATAAACAACCAGTGCCCGAAACTACTGGAACTCTCAGAACAGATACGGTTTTATTTACTAGCGTTACAGCAGGAGTGATTTTGATTTTAGGTGCGCTAACGTTCTTCCCAGTTTTAGCTTTAGGCCCGATTGCGGAAGGATATCAAATTAGCAGCAATCAATTGCAACCTGCATCTCAAAACGTACCCTCTGCACCTCTAGCAACGCCGATCCCACAGGAAGCAATTAGCAATTAG
- the kdpB gene encoding potassium-transporting ATPase subunit KdpB, which translates to MVFNSSDSKETRRASGPRESRRHTPKVNTQGLYKRAFKDAFAKLNPRIMLKNPVMFIVWVGTIVTALLTVDPTLFGRVAGENQRLFNGLVTAILFFTVLFANFAEAVAEGRGKAQADALRSTKSETTARKILPDGTIQEASSTSLRRGDTIKVISGDIIPADAEVIAGMASVDESAITGESAPVLKEPGSDVASSVTGGTRIISDELTLRVSADPGKGFLDRMIALVEGAQRTKTPNEIALTVLLAVLTQVFLIVVATIPPVGNYVKTPVGVVTLISLLVALIPTTIGGLLSAIGIAGMDRVAQFNVVATSGRAVEACGDVSTLILDKTGTITLGNRLAEEFIPVNGHSLGEVATIAIAASIFDETPEGKSIVRLAEKQGASVDFQRSEAQGIDFSAKTRMSGTDLPDRSEVRKGAVDAIKGFVRSRGGNLPPDLDTAYERVSRLGGTPLAVCQDNDVYGIIYLKDIIKPGIRDRFDQLRRMGVRTIMLTGDNRITASVIAEEAGVDDFIAEATPEDKIEVIRQQQAEGKLVAMTGDGTNDAPALAQANVGVAMNSGTQAAKEAANMVDLDSDPTKLIDLVTIGKQLLITRGALTTFSLANDIAKYFAIIPAMFAPVSALNVMGLASGQSAVLSALIYNALIIPALIPLALTGVKFRPLSANQLLQRNILIYGLGGVIAPFIGIKIFDVLIAAIGLA; encoded by the coding sequence ATGGTTTTCAATTCCTCTGATTCCAAAGAAACCCGACGCGCAAGCGGCCCCCGCGAGAGTCGCAGACACACGCCAAAAGTAAATACACAGGGGCTTTACAAAAGAGCATTTAAAGATGCTTTCGCGAAGTTAAACCCGCGAATCATGCTCAAAAATCCTGTAATGTTTATTGTTTGGGTTGGTACAATTGTGACTGCATTACTAACAGTCGATCCGACCTTATTTGGCAGAGTAGCAGGTGAAAATCAGCGGTTATTCAACGGTTTAGTAACAGCAATTCTGTTCTTTACTGTTTTATTTGCTAATTTTGCCGAAGCTGTGGCCGAAGGGCGGGGAAAGGCCCAAGCAGACGCGCTGCGATCGACTAAATCAGAAACAACTGCCCGCAAAATCTTGCCTGATGGCACAATTCAGGAGGCAAGTTCTACTTCTTTGAGACGCGGCGACACCATCAAAGTAATTTCAGGCGATATCATTCCCGCTGATGCAGAGGTGATCGCAGGGATGGCCTCTGTGGACGAATCTGCGATCACTGGGGAATCCGCGCCGGTGCTCAAGGAACCGGGTTCAGATGTCGCGAGTTCCGTTACTGGCGGTACTCGCATCATTTCTGACGAGCTCACCTTGCGGGTGAGTGCCGATCCCGGTAAGGGATTTCTCGATCGCATGATCGCGCTGGTGGAGGGTGCCCAAAGGACAAAAACGCCGAATGAAATTGCCCTAACGGTGTTGCTGGCGGTGTTAACACAGGTGTTTTTGATTGTGGTGGCGACGATTCCGCCTGTGGGAAATTATGTAAAAACGCCTGTGGGTGTGGTGACGCTGATCTCGCTGTTGGTGGCGCTGATTCCCACAACGATCGGGGGATTGCTGAGTGCGATCGGCATTGCAGGGATGGATCGGGTGGCTCAGTTTAACGTTGTAGCGACCTCTGGGCGGGCAGTGGAGGCTTGCGGCGACGTGAGTACGCTGATTTTGGATAAAACGGGGACGATCACGCTAGGAAACCGTTTGGCGGAGGAGTTTATCCCGGTGAATGGTCACTCTCTGGGGGAGGTGGCGACGATCGCGATCGCGGCCAGCATATTTGACGAAACGCCGGAAGGGAAATCTATTGTGCGCTTGGCTGAGAAACAGGGCGCTAGCGTTGATTTTCAGCGCTCTGAGGCTCAAGGAATTGATTTTTCAGCGAAAACACGGATGAGTGGCACGGATCTGCCCGATCGCAGCGAGGTTCGCAAGGGTGCGGTAGATGCGATTAAGGGGTTTGTGCGATCGCGCGGCGGCAATTTGCCACCAGATTTAGATACCGCTTACGAACGAGTTTCGAGGTTGGGAGGCACGCCTTTAGCTGTTTGTCAAGATAACGATGTCTACGGCATTATCTATCTGAAAGATATTATTAAACCAGGGATTCGCGATCGCTTTGACCAATTGCGGCGGATGGGAGTTCGCACGATTATGTTAACAGGTGATAACCGCATTACTGCCTCAGTAATTGCCGAAGAAGCAGGCGTTGATGACTTCATTGCAGAAGCCACGCCAGAGGATAAAATTGAGGTGATTCGCCAGCAACAAGCTGAGGGTAAATTAGTAGCAATGACGGGAGATGGTACTAACGATGCACCTGCATTAGCCCAGGCAAATGTGGGGGTAGCAATGAATTCTGGAACTCAGGCGGCGAAGGAAGCAGCGAATATGGTTGATTTAGATTCTGACCCGACAAAATTGATCGATTTGGTGACAATTGGCAAGCAGTTGTTGATTACGCGCGGGGCGTTAACTACCTTTTCTTTAGCAAATGACATTGCTAAATATTTTGCAATTATTCCAGCAATGTTTGCACCAGTGAGCGCTTTAAATGTAATGGGTTTGGCGAGTGGACAGTCTGCCGTTTTGTCGGCATTAATTTACAATGCTTTGATTATTCCAGCTTTAATTCCCCTGGCACTAACTGGGGTGAAGTTCCGCCCATTGAGTGCCAATCAGTTATTACAGCGCAATATTTTGATTTACGGATTAGGAGGTGTGATTGCGCCATTTATTGGCATCAAAATTTTCGATGTTTTGATTGCGGCTATTGGGTTAGCCTAA
- a CDS encoding Uma2 family endonuclease — protein MNPQILEKPLSNSSQCITLYDVSWERFEAIESALEGFAGVRLVYLDGILDIMTPLSEEHEDGKSTIRKLLEVYLEEKSIRFYARGSKTIGNIGLGGRKEPDESYNLHSKKDIPDLVIEVVVTSGGVNVLEIYRRIQVPEVWFWRKGKLSLYCLREQQYEQVEQSELLPELDLALLVRCANMPDQYDAILEFRNALRQQQT, from the coding sequence ATGAATCCTCAAATTTTGGAAAAACCTCTCAGCAATAGTAGCCAGTGCATCACACTATATGATGTTAGCTGGGAGAGATTTGAAGCCATAGAATCAGCATTAGAAGGCTTTGCAGGCGTGCGCTTAGTCTACCTTGACGGAATTTTAGATATTATGACTCCACTTTCTGAGGAACATGAAGATGGTAAGAGTACTATTCGGAAGTTACTTGAGGTTTATCTCGAAGAAAAAAGCATCCGGTTTTATGCGCGTGGCAGCAAAACTATTGGCAATATCGGATTAGGAGGTAGAAAAGAACCCGATGAGTCTTATAATTTACATAGCAAGAAAGATATTCCTGACTTGGTAATAGAAGTAGTTGTTACCAGTGGTGGGGTAAATGTCCTAGAAATTTACAGAAGAATCCAAGTTCCTGAAGTGTGGTTTTGGCGAAAAGGCAAGCTTTCTCTCTATTGTTTACGAGAGCAGCAATATGAACAAGTCGAGCAAAGCGAATTGCTACCAGAGTTAGATTTAGCTTTATTAGTTCGCTGTGCAAATATGCCGGATCAATACGATGCCATACTTGAGTTTCGCAATGCACTTCGTCAGCAACAAACTTGA
- the kdpF gene encoding K(+)-transporting ATPase subunit F: MKSNDVLNEILPSNLKEAFDLLQMLRRRQPVALQLFLLMCLNLVIAPAVYAATGEEITRKAAWAIGILGLVSLGLSVYLFVVIFQPERF, translated from the coding sequence ATGAAAAGTAATGATGTGCTTAATGAGATTTTACCTAGCAATTTAAAAGAAGCATTTGATTTATTACAAATGCTGCGTCGCCGCCAGCCCGTAGCCTTACAGCTATTTCTTTTAATGTGCTTGAATTTGGTAATTGCACCTGCTGTTTATGCGGCCACAGGTGAAGAAATTACTCGGAAAGCTGCCTGGGCAATTGGCATTCTTGGCTTAGTTAGTTTGGGGCTTTCTGTTTATCTGTTTGTGGTGATTTTTCAGCCTGAAAGATTCTAG
- the kdpC gene encoding K(+)-transporting ATPase subunit C, translating into MREIIRAIRVTLILWGITAIIYPLLMVVIGQLAFNNQANGSLITNQDGQVIGSTLIGQNFTSPRYFQSRPSTTNYSSFTEKERDPKNTGQTTGVSGASNLAPSNPDLLKQVEERVNNLKTANIQPTADLVYTSGSSLDPHISLDAARSQIQQVAVARSINPNQVEMLIAKNTDGRFLGIFGEPGVNVLNLNRDLDSLQ; encoded by the coding sequence ATGAGAGAAATAATCAGAGCAATTCGCGTTACATTAATCTTGTGGGGAATCACCGCAATCATCTATCCATTGCTAATGGTAGTAATCGGTCAACTTGCATTCAATAACCAAGCAAATGGAAGCCTAATTACCAATCAAGATGGGCAAGTAATTGGTTCAACTTTAATCGGTCAAAACTTCACATCTCCGCGCTATTTCCAAAGCCGACCCAGCACCACAAATTATAGCAGTTTTACTGAAAAAGAACGCGATCCAAAAAACACAGGACAAACTACAGGCGTATCGGGAGCTAGTAACCTCGCTCCCAGCAATCCAGACTTATTAAAACAGGTGGAAGAAAGAGTAAATAATCTCAAAACAGCAAATATTCAACCGACTGCCGATCTAGTTTATACATCTGGCTCTAGCCTCGATCCTCATATTAGCCTAGATGCCGCTAGATCCCAAATTCAGCAAGTAGCAGTAGCACGTTCAATCAATCCCAATCAAGTAGAAATGTTGATTGCTAAAAACACAGATGGTAGATTTCTAGGAATCTTTGGCGAACCTGGTGTTAACGTTCTCAATCTCAATCGCGATTTAGATAGTTTACAATAG
- a CDS encoding histidine kinase, whose translation MIEKRELTSNPNLLEHQPEQIYERIRRRGKHKIFIGMAPGVGKTFRMLEEAHRLKEEGIDVVIGLLETHGRKETAEKSCGLEILPRKQMLRGDKILTEMDTESIIERRPQLALVDELAHTNIPGSLREKRYQDVDVILAAGIDVYSTLNIQHIESLNDLVARITGVIVRERIPDRILEEADEVVVIDVTPETLQERLQEGKIYATEKIQQSLDNFFQRRHLIALRELALREVADNVEEHAIALRASYGKDSNLVGPVCNIHERVMVCVSTYPNSVQLLRRGARIASYMNAPFYGLFVNDPDRFLTKAETLHVETCEKLCKEFGGQFLRINSQNVVKAIADVAKEYRITQIVLGESQQSRWKLLLRGSLTQQIMRSLKHIDLHIIATEKTVEY comes from the coding sequence ATGATTGAGAAAAGAGAACTCACAAGCAATCCGAACTTACTCGAACACCAACCGGAGCAAATATACGAGCGCATCCGCCGTCGGGGGAAACACAAAATATTTATCGGTATGGCCCCCGGCGTTGGCAAAACTTTCCGAATGCTGGAAGAAGCACACAGACTTAAAGAAGAAGGTATTGATGTTGTCATCGGGTTATTAGAAACTCATGGTCGTAAAGAGACAGCAGAAAAAAGTTGTGGATTAGAAATATTGCCGCGTAAACAAATGCTACGGGGCGATAAGATCCTCACAGAAATGGACACAGAATCCATCATTGAGCGCCGTCCTCAACTAGCATTAGTTGATGAATTGGCTCATACTAATATCCCTGGTTCTCTCCGAGAAAAACGATATCAAGATGTCGATGTAATTCTCGCCGCTGGAATAGATGTTTACTCAACATTAAATATTCAGCACATAGAAAGTCTCAATGATTTAGTAGCAAGAATTACTGGGGTAATAGTGCGCGAACGCATTCCCGATCGCATTCTCGAAGAAGCCGACGAAGTAGTTGTGATTGATGTCACGCCGGAAACCCTGCAAGAACGATTGCAAGAAGGTAAAATATATGCTACAGAAAAGATTCAGCAATCTTTAGATAACTTTTTCCAGCGCCGTCACTTAATCGCGCTGCGGGAATTGGCTTTACGCGAAGTAGCAGATAATGTGGAAGAACACGCGATCGCACTTCGCGCCAGCTACGGAAAAGACTCCAATTTAGTCGGCCCAGTTTGCAACATTCACGAACGAGTGATGGTGTGCGTTTCCACTTATCCCAATTCCGTACAATTGCTGCGGCGGGGGGCGAGAATTGCCAGTTATATGAATGCTCCATTTTATGGGCTTTTTGTCAACGATCCTGACCGATTTTTAACGAAAGCTGAAACTTTGCACGTTGAGACTTGCGAAAAGTTGTGTAAGGAATTCGGCGGGCAATTTTTACGGATTAATAGCCAGAATGTGGTTAAAGCGATCGCAGATGTCGCCAAAGAGTACCGCATCACCCAAATTGTCCTCGGTGAAAGCCAGCAGTCGCGTTGGAAATTGTTGTTACGGGGTTCGTTGACTCAACAAATCATGCGATCGCTTAAACACATCGACTTGCACATTATCGCCACTGAAAAAACTGTCGAATATTAA
- a CDS encoding cation:proton antiporter — protein sequence MDIYILDLLVIGLLLLSVTLGSGWIARLPLSYALIYLVVGIGLGPYGVKLIELRPDAQFIERLTEFVVIVSLFSCGLKMNRPLKMWAWNSTVRLIGLLMPISIFAVAFIGHFFLNLDWGPAILLGAILAPTDPVLASEVQLAHIEDRDELRFGLTSEGGLNDALAFPFVYFGIYCLKDSNWENWFKEWVIIDVIWAISAGIIMGILVAKSVSWFDKKLQQFRPVDELMEDFIALSTILLTYSLTEIINGYGFLAVFVAGMVIQKSYHNPEKPLSQLHFIERIEKLTEIGTILILGSILRLKPMLAFAGESLLVAGLLIVAIRPIGAWISTIGTSFHPASRWLFGWFGIRGVGSLYYLTYAFGEGLKGELGEKIAWITYTTVAISVIIHGISSTPLMNWYERRVKGVPAAK from the coding sequence GTGGATATTTACATTCTCGATTTACTCGTTATTGGCTTGCTCCTGCTCAGCGTAACATTAGGTTCTGGCTGGATTGCACGATTGCCCCTGTCCTACGCTTTAATTTACCTGGTAGTTGGTATCGGACTGGGCCCCTACGGTGTCAAACTCATAGAATTACGACCTGATGCTCAATTCATAGAGCGCTTAACAGAATTTGTGGTCATCGTCTCTTTATTTAGTTGCGGCTTGAAAATGAACCGTCCGCTCAAAATGTGGGCCTGGAATTCAACAGTGCGGCTAATAGGTTTGCTGATGCCGATTTCAATTTTTGCTGTGGCTTTTATCGGGCATTTTTTTTTGAATCTAGACTGGGGGCCCGCAATTTTATTAGGAGCAATTCTCGCGCCTACAGATCCAGTATTAGCCTCAGAAGTCCAATTAGCTCACATTGAAGATAGAGATGAATTGCGTTTTGGCTTGACTTCCGAAGGCGGTTTGAACGATGCGCTAGCTTTTCCTTTTGTTTATTTCGGCATTTACTGCTTAAAAGATAGCAATTGGGAGAACTGGTTTAAAGAGTGGGTAATAATTGATGTAATTTGGGCGATCTCTGCTGGTATTATCATGGGCATTTTAGTCGCCAAAAGCGTTAGCTGGTTTGACAAAAAACTTCAACAGTTTCGACCAGTTGACGAATTGATGGAAGATTTCATCGCCCTGAGCACGATTTTGCTAACCTATTCCCTCACTGAAATTATCAATGGCTACGGATTTCTAGCCGTTTTTGTCGCGGGAATGGTGATACAAAAAAGTTACCACAACCCGGAAAAACCGCTTTCACAACTGCACTTCATCGAAAGAATTGAAAAGCTAACGGAAATAGGAACTATCTTAATTTTGGGTTCCATCCTGCGATTAAAACCTATGCTAGCATTTGCAGGGGAAAGCCTATTGGTAGCTGGACTTTTGATTGTGGCAATCCGACCGATAGGAGCCTGGATTAGTACCATTGGCACATCTTTTCACCCCGCAAGCCGCTGGTTATTTGGCTGGTTTGGGATTCGCGGAGTCGGCTCTCTCTACTATCTAACCTATGCCTTTGGTGAAGGTTTAAAAGGAGAATTAGGAGAGAAAATTGCCTGGATTACCTACACAACTGTCGCTATTTCCGTGATTATACACGGGATTAGTTCGACCCCACTGATGAACTGGTACGAACGCCGCGTCAAAGGCGTTCCTGCTGCTAAATAG